A genome region from Etheostoma cragini isolate CJK2018 chromosome 4, CSU_Ecrag_1.0, whole genome shotgun sequence includes the following:
- the znf740a gene encoding gastrula zinc finger protein XlCGF57.1 isoform X10, protein MSHLPSSSVRDHMKWAGLLGCEAVLSSMALMQASSMAAPPKKMMAPLGHGPPQREGPDRAPQSHMILPSGMSCPPLVRTHFGNLIRKEGEFQAPRLLDEKEMRANEDMQQKKKNRKSVTPCKVREQEGRGGKGTGGDENGPSSKVQKNFICDHCYGAFRSGYHLKRHILIHTGEKPYACAVCDMRFIQRYHLERHSLIHTGVKPYACSMCDMRFFQRYHLERHRLTHTGMRPFTVPSSRVKPYACSMCDMRFFQRYHLARHSLTHTGVKPYACSMCDMRFFQRYHLARHSLTHTGVKPYACSMCDMRFFQRYHLARHTLTHTGVKPYACSMCDMRFFQRYHLARHSLTHTGVKPYACTMCDMRFIQRYQLERHSLTHTGVKPYACTMCDKRFFQRYHLARHSLTHMGVKPYACTMCDMKFFQRYHLARHSLTHTGVKPFACTMCDMRFVQRYHLARHSLTHTGVKPYACTMCDKRFFQRYHLARHSLTHMGVKPFACTMCDMRFVQRYHLARHSLTHTGVKPYACSMCDMRFIQRNHLERHSLTHTGEKPFACDMCDMRFIQRYHLERHKRVHSGEKPYQCERCQQNFSRTDRLLRHRRLCQGRGVAKVENQPCCEPRPYPQEPPPAPQTWSPLHPPPGRLAV, encoded by the exons ATGTCACATCTGCCCAGCAGCTCAGTCCGCGACCATATGAAATGG GCGGGGCTGCTTGGCTGCGAGGCTGTCCTCTCCAGCATGGCCCTGATGCAGGCCAGCTCCATGGCTGCTCCGCCCAAAAAAATGATGGCTCCACTTGGCCATGGACCACCACAGAGAGAGGGACCTGATCGTGCTCCCCAGAGCCATATGATCCTCCCATCCGGAATGAGCTGTCCACCCCTGGTTAGGACCCACTTCGGAAAT CTTATCCGGAAGGAAGGTGAATTCCAAGCTCCCCGCCTTCTGGATGAGAAGGAGATGAGGGCCAATGAGGAcatgcagcagaaaaaaaagaacaggaaatCAGTTACTCCCTGCAAAGTGAGAGAACAAGAAGGAAGGGGAGGGAAG GGCACGGGGGGAGATGAGAATGGTCCATCATCCAAAGTgcagaaaaactttatttgtgaTCACTGTTACGGAGCATTTAGAAGTGGATACCACCTGAAGAGACACATCCTCATTCATACAG GGGAGAAGCCGTATGCTTGTGCCGTATGTGACATGAGGTTTATTCAGCGTTACCACCTGGAGAGACACAGCCTCATTCACACGG gggtgAAGCCGTACGCTTGTTCCATGTGTGACATGAGGTTTTTCCAGCGTTACCACCTGGAGAGACACAGACTCACTCATACGGGTATGCGTCCATTTACCGTACCCAGTTCAA GGGTGAAGCCGTACGCTTGCTCCATGTGTGACATGAGGTTCTTCCAACGTTACCATCTGGCAAGACACAGCCTCACTCATACTG GGGTGAAGCCATACGCTTGCTCCATGTGTGACATGAGATTTTTCCAACGCTACCACTTGGCAAGGCACAGCCTCACTCACACGG GGGTGAAGCCATATGCTTGCTCCATGTGTGATATGAGATTTTTCCAGAGATACCACCTGGCAAGACACACTCTCACCCATACGG GGGTGAAGCCATACGCTTGCTCCATGTGTGACATGAGGTTCTTCCAGCGTTACCATTTGGCAAGACACAGCCTCACTCATACTG GGGTGAAGCCGTATGCTTGTACCATGTGTGACATGAGGTTTATACAACGTTACCAACTGGAGAGACACAGTCTTACTCATACGG GGGTGAAGCCGTACGCTTGCACCATGTGTGACAAGAGGTTTTTTCAGCGCTACCACCTGGCGAGACACAGCCTCACTCATATGG GTGTGAAACCTTATGCTTGCACCATGTGTGACATGAAGTTTTTTCAGCGTTACCACCTGGCGAGACACAGCCTCACTCATACGG GTGTGAAACCTTTTGCTTGCACCATGTGTGACATGAGGTTTGTTCAGCGTTACCACCTGGCGAGACACAGCCTCACTCATACGG GTGTGAAACCTTATGCTTGCACCATGTGTGACAAGAGGTTTTTTCAGCGCTACCACCTGGCGAGACACAGCCTCACTCATATGG GTGTGAAACCTTTTGCTTGCACCATGTGTGACATGAGGTTTGTTCAGCGCTACCACCTGGCGAGACACAGCCTCACTCATACGG gggtgAAGCCGTATGCTTGTTCCATGTGTGACATGAGGTTTATTCAGCGTAACCACCTGGAGAGACACAGCCTCACTCATACGG GAGAGAAGCCATTTGCTTGTGACATGTGTGATATGAGGTTTATCCAGCGTTACCACCTTGAGAGACACAAGCGTGTCCATAGTGGGGAGAAGCCTTACCAGTGTGAACGGTGCCAGCAG AACTTTTCACGGACAGACCGGCTATTGCGGCATCGGCGGTTGTGTCAGGGTCGCGGCGTAGCCAAAGTAGAGAACCAGCCATGCTGCGAACCACGCCCATACCCCCAAGAACCCCCACCCGCACCCCAAACCTGGAGTCCCCTGCACCCCCCTCCAGGCCGACTGGCGGTTTGA
- the znf740a gene encoding gastrula zinc finger protein XlCGF57.1 isoform X30 → MSHLPSSSVRDHMKWAGLLGCEAVLSSMALMQASSMAAPPKKMMAPLGHGPPQREGPDRAPQSHMILPSGMSCPPLVRTHFGNLIRKEGEFQAPRLLDEKEMRANEDMQQKKKNRKSVTPCKVREQEGRGGKGTGGDENGPSSKVQKNFICDHCYGAFRSGYHLKRHILIHTGEKPYACAVCDMRFIQRYHLERHSLIHTGVKPYACSMCDMRFFQRYHLERHRLTHTGVKPYACSMCDMRFFQRYHLARHSLTHTGVKPYACSMCDMRFFQRYHLARHSLTHTGVKPYACTMCDMRFIQRYQLERHSLTHTGVKPYACTMCDKRFFQRYHLARHSLTHMGVKPYACTMCDMKFFQRYHLARHSLTHTGVKPYACTMCDKRFFQRYHLARHSLTHMGVKPFACTMCDMRFVQRYHLARHSLTHTGVKPYACTMCDKRFFQRYHLARHSLTHMGVKPFACTMCDMRFVQRYHLARHSLTHTGVKPYACSMCDMRFIQRNHLERHSLTHTGEKPFACDMCDMRFIQRYHLERHKRVHSGEKPYQCERCQQNFSRTDRLLRHRRLCQGRGVAKVENQPCCEPRPYPQEPPPAPQTWSPLHPPPGRLAV, encoded by the exons ATGTCACATCTGCCCAGCAGCTCAGTCCGCGACCATATGAAATGG GCGGGGCTGCTTGGCTGCGAGGCTGTCCTCTCCAGCATGGCCCTGATGCAGGCCAGCTCCATGGCTGCTCCGCCCAAAAAAATGATGGCTCCACTTGGCCATGGACCACCACAGAGAGAGGGACCTGATCGTGCTCCCCAGAGCCATATGATCCTCCCATCCGGAATGAGCTGTCCACCCCTGGTTAGGACCCACTTCGGAAAT CTTATCCGGAAGGAAGGTGAATTCCAAGCTCCCCGCCTTCTGGATGAGAAGGAGATGAGGGCCAATGAGGAcatgcagcagaaaaaaaagaacaggaaatCAGTTACTCCCTGCAAAGTGAGAGAACAAGAAGGAAGGGGAGGGAAG GGCACGGGGGGAGATGAGAATGGTCCATCATCCAAAGTgcagaaaaactttatttgtgaTCACTGTTACGGAGCATTTAGAAGTGGATACCACCTGAAGAGACACATCCTCATTCATACAG GGGAGAAGCCGTATGCTTGTGCCGTATGTGACATGAGGTTTATTCAGCGTTACCACCTGGAGAGACACAGCCTCATTCACACGG gggtgAAGCCGTACGCTTGTTCCATGTGTGACATGAGGTTTTTCCAGCGTTACCACCTGGAGAGACACAGACTCACTCATACGG GGGTGAAGCCGTACGCTTGCTCCATGTGTGACATGAGGTTCTTCCAACGTTACCATCTGGCAAGACACAGCCTCACTCATACTG GGGTGAAGCCATACGCTTGCTCCATGTGTGACATGAGGTTCTTCCAGCGTTACCATTTGGCAAGACACAGCCTCACTCATACTG GGGTGAAGCCGTATGCTTGTACCATGTGTGACATGAGGTTTATACAACGTTACCAACTGGAGAGACACAGTCTTACTCATACGG GGGTGAAGCCGTACGCTTGCACCATGTGTGACAAGAGGTTTTTTCAGCGCTACCACCTGGCGAGACACAGCCTCACTCATATGG GTGTGAAACCTTATGCTTGCACCATGTGTGACATGAAGTTTTTTCAGCGTTACCACCTGGCGAGACACAGCCTCACTCATACGG GTGTGAAACCTTATGCTTGCACCATGTGTGACAAGAGGTTTTTTCAGCGCTACCACCTGGCGAGACACAGCCTCACTCATATGG GTGTGAAACCTTTTGCTTGCACCATGTGTGACATGAGGTTTGTTCAGCGTTACCACCTGGCGAGACACAGCCTCACTCATACGG GTGTGAAACCTTATGCTTGCACCATGTGTGACAAGAGGTTTTTTCAGCGCTACCACCTGGCGAGACACAGCCTCACTCATATGG GTGTGAAACCTTTTGCTTGCACCATGTGTGACATGAGGTTTGTTCAGCGCTACCACCTGGCGAGACACAGCCTCACTCATACGG gggtgAAGCCGTATGCTTGTTCCATGTGTGACATGAGGTTTATTCAGCGTAACCACCTGGAGAGACACAGCCTCACTCATACGG GAGAGAAGCCATTTGCTTGTGACATGTGTGATATGAGGTTTATCCAGCGTTACCACCTTGAGAGACACAAGCGTGTCCATAGTGGGGAGAAGCCTTACCAGTGTGAACGGTGCCAGCAG AACTTTTCACGGACAGACCGGCTATTGCGGCATCGGCGGTTGTGTCAGGGTCGCGGCGTAGCCAAAGTAGAGAACCAGCCATGCTGCGAACCACGCCCATACCCCCAAGAACCCCCACCCGCACCCCAAACCTGGAGTCCCCTGCACCCCCCTCCAGGCCGACTGGCGGTTTGA
- the znf740a gene encoding gastrula zinc finger protein XlCGF58.1 isoform X9, producing the protein MSHLPSSSVRDHMKWAGLLGCEAVLSSMALMQASSMAAPPKKMMAPLGHGPPQREGPDRAPQSHMILPSGMSCPPLVRTHFGNLIRKEGEFQAPRLLDEKEMRANEDMQQKKKNRKSVTPCKVREQEGRGGKGTGGDENGPSSKVQKNFICDHCYGAFRSGYHLKRHILIHTGEKPYACAVCDMRFIQRYHLERHSLIHTGVKPYACSMCDMRFFQRYHLERHRLTHTGMRPFTVPSSRVKPYACSMCDMRFFQRYHLARHSLTHTGVKPYACSMCDMRFFQRYHLARHSLTHTGVKPYACSMCDMRFFQRYHLARHTLTHTGVKPYACSMCDMRFFQRYHLARHSLTHTGVKPYACTMCDMRFIQRYQLERHSLTHTGVKPYACTMCDKRFFQRYHLARHSLTHMGVKPYACTMCDMKFFQRYHLARHSLTHTGVKPYACTMCDKRFFQRYHLARHSLTHMGVKPFACTMCDMRFVQRYHLARHSLTHTGVKPFACTMCDMRFVQRYHLARHSLTHTGVKPYACSMCDMRFIQRNHLERHSLTHTGEKPFACDMCDMRFIQRYHLERHKRVHSGEKPYQCERCQQNFSRTDRLLRHRRLCQGRGVAKVENQPCCEPRPYPQEPPPAPQTWSPLHPPPGRLAV; encoded by the exons ATGTCACATCTGCCCAGCAGCTCAGTCCGCGACCATATGAAATGG GCGGGGCTGCTTGGCTGCGAGGCTGTCCTCTCCAGCATGGCCCTGATGCAGGCCAGCTCCATGGCTGCTCCGCCCAAAAAAATGATGGCTCCACTTGGCCATGGACCACCACAGAGAGAGGGACCTGATCGTGCTCCCCAGAGCCATATGATCCTCCCATCCGGAATGAGCTGTCCACCCCTGGTTAGGACCCACTTCGGAAAT CTTATCCGGAAGGAAGGTGAATTCCAAGCTCCCCGCCTTCTGGATGAGAAGGAGATGAGGGCCAATGAGGAcatgcagcagaaaaaaaagaacaggaaatCAGTTACTCCCTGCAAAGTGAGAGAACAAGAAGGAAGGGGAGGGAAG GGCACGGGGGGAGATGAGAATGGTCCATCATCCAAAGTgcagaaaaactttatttgtgaTCACTGTTACGGAGCATTTAGAAGTGGATACCACCTGAAGAGACACATCCTCATTCATACAG GGGAGAAGCCGTATGCTTGTGCCGTATGTGACATGAGGTTTATTCAGCGTTACCACCTGGAGAGACACAGCCTCATTCACACGG gggtgAAGCCGTACGCTTGTTCCATGTGTGACATGAGGTTTTTCCAGCGTTACCACCTGGAGAGACACAGACTCACTCATACGGGTATGCGTCCATTTACCGTACCCAGTTCAA GGGTGAAGCCGTACGCTTGCTCCATGTGTGACATGAGGTTCTTCCAACGTTACCATCTGGCAAGACACAGCCTCACTCATACTG GGGTGAAGCCATACGCTTGCTCCATGTGTGACATGAGATTTTTCCAACGCTACCACTTGGCAAGGCACAGCCTCACTCACACGG GGGTGAAGCCATATGCTTGCTCCATGTGTGATATGAGATTTTTCCAGAGATACCACCTGGCAAGACACACTCTCACCCATACGG GGGTGAAGCCATACGCTTGCTCCATGTGTGACATGAGGTTCTTCCAGCGTTACCATTTGGCAAGACACAGCCTCACTCATACTG GGGTGAAGCCGTATGCTTGTACCATGTGTGACATGAGGTTTATACAACGTTACCAACTGGAGAGACACAGTCTTACTCATACGG GGGTGAAGCCGTACGCTTGCACCATGTGTGACAAGAGGTTTTTTCAGCGCTACCACCTGGCGAGACACAGCCTCACTCATATGG GTGTGAAACCTTATGCTTGCACCATGTGTGACATGAAGTTTTTTCAGCGTTACCACCTGGCGAGACACAGCCTCACTCATACGG GTGTGAAACCTTATGCTTGCACCATGTGTGACAAGAGGTTTTTTCAGCGCTACCACCTGGCGAGACACAGCCTCACTCATATGG GTGTGAAACCTTTTGCTTGCACCATGTGTGACATGAGGTTTGTTCAGCGTTACCACCTGGCGAGACACAGCCTCACTCATACGG GTGTGAAACCTTTTGCTTGCACCATGTGTGACATGAGGTTTGTTCAGCGCTACCACCTGGCGAGACACAGCCTCACTCATACGG gggtgAAGCCGTATGCTTGTTCCATGTGTGACATGAGGTTTATTCAGCGTAACCACCTGGAGAGACACAGCCTCACTCATACGG GAGAGAAGCCATTTGCTTGTGACATGTGTGATATGAGGTTTATCCAGCGTTACCACCTTGAGAGACACAAGCGTGTCCATAGTGGGGAGAAGCCTTACCAGTGTGAACGGTGCCAGCAG AACTTTTCACGGACAGACCGGCTATTGCGGCATCGGCGGTTGTGTCAGGGTCGCGGCGTAGCCAAAGTAGAGAACCAGCCATGCTGCGAACCACGCCCATACCCCCAAGAACCCCCACCCGCACCCCAAACCTGGAGTCCCCTGCACCCCCCTCCAGGCCGACTGGCGGTTTGA
- the znf740a gene encoding gastrula zinc finger protein XlCGF57.1 isoform X47 — protein MSHLPSSSVRDHMKWAGLLGCEAVLSSMALMQASSMAAPPKKMMAPLGHGPPQREGPDRAPQSHMILPSGMSCPPLLIRKEGEFQAPRLLDEKEMRANEDMQQKKKNRKSVTPCKVREQEGRGGKGTGGDENGPSSKVQKNFICDHCYGAFRSGYHLKRHILIHTGEKPYACAVCDMRFIQRYHLERHSLIHTGVKPYACSMCDMRFFQRYHLARHSLTHTGVKPYACSMCDMRFFQRYHLARHSLTHTGVKPYACSMCDMRFFQRYHLARHTLTHTGVKPYACSMCDMRFFQRYHLARHSLTHTGVKPYACTMCDMRFIQRYQLERHSLTHTGVKPYACTMCDKRFFQRYHLARHSLTHMGVKPYACTMCDMKFFQRYHLARHSLTHTGVKPYACTMCDKRFFQRYHLARHSLTHMGVKPFACTMCDMRFVQRYHLARHSLTHTGVKPYACTMCDKRFFQRYHLARHSLTHMGVKPFACTMCDMRFVQRYHLARHSLTHTGVKPYACSMCDMRFIQRNHLERHSLTHTGEKPFACDMCDMRFIQRYHLERHKRVHSGEKPYQCERCQQNFSRTDRLLRHRRLCQGRGVAKVENQPCCEPRPYPQEPPPAPQTWSPLHPPPGRLAV, from the exons ATGTCACATCTGCCCAGCAGCTCAGTCCGCGACCATATGAAATGG GCGGGGCTGCTTGGCTGCGAGGCTGTCCTCTCCAGCATGGCCCTGATGCAGGCCAGCTCCATGGCTGCTCCGCCCAAAAAAATGATGGCTCCACTTGGCCATGGACCACCACAGAGAGAGGGACCTGATCGTGCTCCCCAGAGCCATATGATCCTCCCATCCGGAATGAGCTGTCCACCCCTG CTTATCCGGAAGGAAGGTGAATTCCAAGCTCCCCGCCTTCTGGATGAGAAGGAGATGAGGGCCAATGAGGAcatgcagcagaaaaaaaagaacaggaaatCAGTTACTCCCTGCAAAGTGAGAGAACAAGAAGGAAGGGGAGGGAAG GGCACGGGGGGAGATGAGAATGGTCCATCATCCAAAGTgcagaaaaactttatttgtgaTCACTGTTACGGAGCATTTAGAAGTGGATACCACCTGAAGAGACACATCCTCATTCATACAG GGGAGAAGCCGTATGCTTGTGCCGTATGTGACATGAGGTTTATTCAGCGTTACCACCTGGAGAGACACAGCCTCATTCACACGG GGGTGAAGCCGTACGCTTGCTCCATGTGTGACATGAGGTTCTTCCAACGTTACCATCTGGCAAGACACAGCCTCACTCATACTG GGGTGAAGCCATACGCTTGCTCCATGTGTGACATGAGATTTTTCCAACGCTACCACTTGGCAAGGCACAGCCTCACTCACACGG GGGTGAAGCCATATGCTTGCTCCATGTGTGATATGAGATTTTTCCAGAGATACCACCTGGCAAGACACACTCTCACCCATACGG GGGTGAAGCCATACGCTTGCTCCATGTGTGACATGAGGTTCTTCCAGCGTTACCATTTGGCAAGACACAGCCTCACTCATACTG GGGTGAAGCCGTATGCTTGTACCATGTGTGACATGAGGTTTATACAACGTTACCAACTGGAGAGACACAGTCTTACTCATACGG GGGTGAAGCCGTACGCTTGCACCATGTGTGACAAGAGGTTTTTTCAGCGCTACCACCTGGCGAGACACAGCCTCACTCATATGG GTGTGAAACCTTATGCTTGCACCATGTGTGACATGAAGTTTTTTCAGCGTTACCACCTGGCGAGACACAGCCTCACTCATACGG GTGTGAAACCTTATGCTTGCACCATGTGTGACAAGAGGTTTTTTCAGCGCTACCACCTGGCGAGACACAGCCTCACTCATATGG GTGTGAAACCTTTTGCTTGCACCATGTGTGACATGAGGTTTGTTCAGCGTTACCACCTGGCGAGACACAGCCTCACTCATACGG GTGTGAAACCTTATGCTTGCACCATGTGTGACAAGAGGTTTTTTCAGCGCTACCACCTGGCGAGACACAGCCTCACTCATATGG GTGTGAAACCTTTTGCTTGCACCATGTGTGACATGAGGTTTGTTCAGCGCTACCACCTGGCGAGACACAGCCTCACTCATACGG gggtgAAGCCGTATGCTTGTTCCATGTGTGACATGAGGTTTATTCAGCGTAACCACCTGGAGAGACACAGCCTCACTCATACGG GAGAGAAGCCATTTGCTTGTGACATGTGTGATATGAGGTTTATCCAGCGTTACCACCTTGAGAGACACAAGCGTGTCCATAGTGGGGAGAAGCCTTACCAGTGTGAACGGTGCCAGCAG AACTTTTCACGGACAGACCGGCTATTGCGGCATCGGCGGTTGTGTCAGGGTCGCGGCGTAGCCAAAGTAGAGAACCAGCCATGCTGCGAACCACGCCCATACCCCCAAGAACCCCCACCCGCACCCCAAACCTGGAGTCCCCTGCACCCCCCTCCAGGCCGACTGGCGGTTTGA
- the znf740a gene encoding gastrula zinc finger protein XlCGF57.1 isoform X18, translated as MSHLPSSSVRDHMKWAGLLGCEAVLSSMALMQASSMAAPPKKMMAPLGHGPPQREGPDRAPQSHMILPSGMSCPPLVRTHFGNLIRKEGEFQAPRLLDEKEMRANEDMQQKKKNRKSVTPCKGTGGDENGPSSKVQKNFICDHCYGAFRSGYHLKRHILIHTGVKPYACSMCDMRFFQRYHLERHRLTHTGMRPFTVPSSRVKPYACSMCDMRFFQRYHLARHSLTHTGVKPYACSMCDMRFFQRYHLARHSLTHTGVKPYACSMCDMRFFQRYHLARHTLTHTGVKPYACSMCDMRFFQRYHLARHSLTHTGVKPYACTMCDMRFIQRYQLERHSLTHTGVKPYACTMCDKRFFQRYHLARHSLTHMGVKPYACTMCDMKFFQRYHLARHSLTHTGVKPYACTMCDKRFFQRYHLARHSLTHMGVKPFACTMCDMRFVQRYHLARHSLTHTGVKPYACTMCDKRFFQRYHLARHSLTHMGVKPFACTMCDMRFVQRYHLARHSLTHTGVKPYACSMCDMRFIQRNHLERHSLTHTGEKPFACDMCDMRFIQRYHLERHKRVHSGEKPYQCERCQQNFSRTDRLLRHRRLCQGRGVAKVENQPCCEPRPYPQEPPPAPQTWSPLHPPPGRLAV; from the exons ATGTCACATCTGCCCAGCAGCTCAGTCCGCGACCATATGAAATGG GCGGGGCTGCTTGGCTGCGAGGCTGTCCTCTCCAGCATGGCCCTGATGCAGGCCAGCTCCATGGCTGCTCCGCCCAAAAAAATGATGGCTCCACTTGGCCATGGACCACCACAGAGAGAGGGACCTGATCGTGCTCCCCAGAGCCATATGATCCTCCCATCCGGAATGAGCTGTCCACCCCTGGTTAGGACCCACTTCGGAAAT CTTATCCGGAAGGAAGGTGAATTCCAAGCTCCCCGCCTTCTGGATGAGAAGGAGATGAGGGCCAATGAGGAcatgcagcagaaaaaaaagaacaggaaatCAGTTACTCCCTGCAAA GGCACGGGGGGAGATGAGAATGGTCCATCATCCAAAGTgcagaaaaactttatttgtgaTCACTGTTACGGAGCATTTAGAAGTGGATACCACCTGAAGAGACACATCCTCATTCATACAG gggtgAAGCCGTACGCTTGTTCCATGTGTGACATGAGGTTTTTCCAGCGTTACCACCTGGAGAGACACAGACTCACTCATACGGGTATGCGTCCATTTACCGTACCCAGTTCAA GGGTGAAGCCGTACGCTTGCTCCATGTGTGACATGAGGTTCTTCCAACGTTACCATCTGGCAAGACACAGCCTCACTCATACTG GGGTGAAGCCATACGCTTGCTCCATGTGTGACATGAGATTTTTCCAACGCTACCACTTGGCAAGGCACAGCCTCACTCACACGG GGGTGAAGCCATATGCTTGCTCCATGTGTGATATGAGATTTTTCCAGAGATACCACCTGGCAAGACACACTCTCACCCATACGG GGGTGAAGCCATACGCTTGCTCCATGTGTGACATGAGGTTCTTCCAGCGTTACCATTTGGCAAGACACAGCCTCACTCATACTG GGGTGAAGCCGTATGCTTGTACCATGTGTGACATGAGGTTTATACAACGTTACCAACTGGAGAGACACAGTCTTACTCATACGG GGGTGAAGCCGTACGCTTGCACCATGTGTGACAAGAGGTTTTTTCAGCGCTACCACCTGGCGAGACACAGCCTCACTCATATGG GTGTGAAACCTTATGCTTGCACCATGTGTGACATGAAGTTTTTTCAGCGTTACCACCTGGCGAGACACAGCCTCACTCATACGG GTGTGAAACCTTATGCTTGCACCATGTGTGACAAGAGGTTTTTTCAGCGCTACCACCTGGCGAGACACAGCCTCACTCATATGG GTGTGAAACCTTTTGCTTGCACCATGTGTGACATGAGGTTTGTTCAGCGTTACCACCTGGCGAGACACAGCCTCACTCATACGG GTGTGAAACCTTATGCTTGCACCATGTGTGACAAGAGGTTTTTTCAGCGCTACCACCTGGCGAGACACAGCCTCACTCATATGG GTGTGAAACCTTTTGCTTGCACCATGTGTGACATGAGGTTTGTTCAGCGCTACCACCTGGCGAGACACAGCCTCACTCATACGG gggtgAAGCCGTATGCTTGTTCCATGTGTGACATGAGGTTTATTCAGCGTAACCACCTGGAGAGACACAGCCTCACTCATACGG GAGAGAAGCCATTTGCTTGTGACATGTGTGATATGAGGTTTATCCAGCGTTACCACCTTGAGAGACACAAGCGTGTCCATAGTGGGGAGAAGCCTTACCAGTGTGAACGGTGCCAGCAG AACTTTTCACGGACAGACCGGCTATTGCGGCATCGGCGGTTGTGTCAGGGTCGCGGCGTAGCCAAAGTAGAGAACCAGCCATGCTGCGAACCACGCCCATACCCCCAAGAACCCCCACCCGCACCCCAAACCTGGAGTCCCCTGCACCCCCCTCCAGGCCGACTGGCGGTTTGA